From a region of the Mucilaginibacter auburnensis genome:
- a CDS encoding sulfite exporter TauE/SafE family protein: MNKIEIAPIKESGTVAIGVKYTWRNIACLSLGLIFLAALILIIGQFITVDQAVSFAVRTVDEKFLFMLLVGFLAQMVDGALGMGYGVISTTLLLSGGLNPAVISGSIHTAEMFSSAASGFSHYRFGNINKKLFKTLLIPGIIGSVAGAVLLGLAGESYSQWLRPIIAVYTFLLGLRIISNAFKTDIKPKKIKRAGWLAGAGGFLDSFGGGGWGPLVTSTLISKGKSPRYVIGSVSLTEFFVTLASALTFFIILGVSHLGAIFGLICGGLIAAPLAAKLAGRLPVKKMFIAVGVLVLISSSKTIWSALQHLL, encoded by the coding sequence ATGAATAAAATAGAAATAGCACCAATCAAAGAATCCGGTACCGTAGCTATCGGCGTAAAATATACCTGGAGAAATATTGCCTGTTTGTCACTGGGTTTGATTTTTTTAGCTGCTCTTATCTTAATAATTGGACAATTTATTACGGTAGATCAGGCGGTATCTTTTGCTGTTCGCACTGTAGATGAAAAATTCTTGTTTATGTTACTTGTTGGCTTCTTAGCACAGATGGTGGATGGTGCTTTAGGAATGGGCTATGGCGTTATTTCTACTACGCTCCTGTTATCGGGGGGGCTTAATCCTGCCGTTATATCAGGAAGTATCCACACAGCCGAAATGTTCTCCAGCGCAGCTTCCGGATTTAGCCATTATCGCTTCGGGAACATTAATAAAAAATTATTCAAGACACTTTTAATACCCGGCATTATAGGTTCTGTCGCAGGCGCTGTGCTATTGGGGTTAGCCGGAGAATCCTATTCACAATGGCTCCGTCCGATTATCGCTGTTTACACGTTCTTACTGGGGCTAAGAATAATAAGTAATGCATTTAAAACAGACATAAAACCAAAGAAAATAAAAAGAGCGGGCTGGTTAGCTGGTGCAGGAGGATTTCTGGATTCTTTTGGCGGCGGCGGCTGGGGACCGTTAGTAACAAGCACGCTTATATCTAAAGGAAAGAGCCCGAGGTATGTAATTGGCTCGGTTAGCTTGACAGAGTTTTTTGTAACGCTGGCTAGTGCACTCACGTTTTTTATTATTCTGGGCGTAAGCCACCTGGGAGCCATTTTTGGACTTATCTGTGGCGGACTTATTGCGGCTCCACTAGCTGCAAAATTAGCAGGGAGGCTTCCTGTCAAGAAAATGTTTATTGCAGTAGGGGTATTGGTATTAATTTCCAGCAGTAAGACGATTTGGTCGGCATTGCAACATCTTTTATGA
- a CDS encoding chromate transporter codes for MEKTKYSLRELTFYFLKLGSWGFGGPVALVGYMHRDLVEQKAWLTEEEYKEGLALAQLAPGPLAAQLGIYIGFVHYGILGATLIGLAFVLPSFVMVVLLGMVYQAYSGLNWMRDVFYGVGAAVIGIIALSAYKLTLKSVGKLNLAAIKANWLLWLFYLIALVITIVTQQEQILLFMGCGLIYMVVKAPPAWMKRPTALPVLLAGSIGFWNYSKDSLVEIGLFFLKAGTFVFGSGLAIVPFLHAGVVTEYYWLSENQFVDAVAVAMITPGPVVITVGFIGYLVNGFPGASVAALATFLPCFFFTVILAPSFKKIAKNISIKAFVDGITAAVIGALVGSVAIITTRSIIDLPTAIIAVASGLALICSKKLQEPHLIVVAAVLGIVIKSFI; via the coding sequence ATGGAAAAAACAAAATATTCATTAAGAGAGCTTACCTTTTATTTCCTTAAGCTGGGCTCCTGGGGCTTTGGTGGCCCTGTCGCGTTAGTAGGCTATATGCACCGCGATCTGGTTGAACAAAAAGCATGGCTTACCGAGGAAGAGTATAAAGAAGGGCTTGCCCTTGCCCAACTTGCGCCCGGACCATTAGCGGCACAATTAGGCATTTATATTGGCTTTGTGCATTATGGCATATTGGGTGCTACGCTAATAGGGTTGGCTTTTGTACTGCCCTCTTTTGTTATGGTGGTTTTATTGGGCATGGTTTATCAGGCTTATAGCGGTCTTAACTGGATGCGCGATGTGTTTTATGGCGTGGGTGCTGCAGTTATAGGTATTATTGCCTTAAGTGCATATAAGTTAACGCTAAAGTCAGTAGGCAAGCTTAATTTAGCAGCTATAAAAGCTAATTGGCTGCTTTGGCTGTTTTACCTCATTGCCCTTGTTATTACCATAGTTACGCAGCAAGAACAAATATTGCTTTTTATGGGCTGCGGATTGATTTACATGGTGGTGAAAGCGCCGCCCGCCTGGATGAAAAGACCAACTGCATTGCCCGTTCTGCTTGCAGGCAGCATCGGCTTCTGGAACTACTCAAAAGATTCTCTGGTAGAAATCGGTTTATTCTTTCTGAAAGCAGGCACCTTTGTATTTGGTAGCGGCCTGGCTATCGTGCCATTTCTACATGCGGGGGTCGTGACCGAATATTACTGGCTTAGCGAGAACCAATTTGTGGATGCAGTTGCCGTAGCCATGATAACGCCGGGGCCGGTTGTTATTACTGTGGGTTTTATCGGCTATTTGGTGAATGGCTTTCCGGGAGCATCCGTAGCAGCATTGGCTACTTTTCTTCCCTGTTTTTTCTTCACCGTTATCCTTGCGCCATCTTTTAAAAAAATAGCGAAGAACATCAGTATCAAAGCTTTTGTTGACGGCATTACAGCAGCTGTTATCGGGGCTTTGGTTGGCTCAGTTGCCATCATTACTACCCGTTCCATCATAGATTTGCCAACAGCAATCATTGCAGTGGCAAGCGGGCTGGCGCTCATTTGTAGTAAGAAATTACAGGAACCACATTTAATAGTTGTCGCGGCTGTTTTAGGCATCGTCATTAAAAGTTTTATATAA